The sequence below is a genomic window from Methanobacterium sp..
CTGGCGGTGGTAATGCAATAAATGACTATTTTGACCATAAAATTGATACCATCAATAAGCCAGAAAGGCCCATTCCCTCTGGAAGAATTTCTTTAAAGGCTGCAGGAATATATTCACTATCTCTTTTGGCTACAGGGACAATTGTGGCATTTATAATAGGTATATTACCCGGCATCGTAGCATTTTTAACTTCGGTTTTACTTGTATATTATGCTTACAGTCTAAAAACCAAACTTCTTACTGGAAATTTCACTGTTTCCTTTCTTACAGGTCTTTGTTTTGTATTTGGGGGAATAGTCGTTGGTGAAATCCTTACTTCTATCTATTTAGGTTTCTATGCATTTTTAATGACCATGGCAAGGGAAATTGTAAAAGATATGGAAGATATAGTGGGAGATAAAAAGGAAGGGGCAAAAACATTACCCATAACCTACGGGATGAAAACATCATCAATTCTTGCAGCAGCCTTCATGATAACTGCAAGTGCAACCAGTCCAGCCCTTTATTTTACAGGAATTTTAACTATATTTTACCTTCCAGTTCTTTTTGCTGCTATTTCAGTTTTCATGGATTGCTCTATCTCACTACTAAAGGATCAATCATTTGAAAATTCTGCAGTGGTATCTAAAAGAATTAAAATAGGAATGGGGATAGTATTTCTGGCTTTTGCAATCGGTTCACCGTTTTTACCATTAATAACATAAAAAAGCCATTTTAGAATTAACGTAATTTTAATTATTTTGTGGTCAAATATAGATCTATGAAACTTAAACCAATTGGAATCATCAACTCCCCATATAAGAAAAAAGAAGATGCTCCTCGTCAAGGTCGTTATTCGGATGAACTAAGTTATATAACCGTTTTTGATGAATATAAAGAGGGTTTACAGAATATTGAATCTAAAAAATATTACTACGTCCTTTACTGGTTGGACAGGGCTCGAAGAGATAAATTAAAAGGAATTCCTCCCGGAAAAACTGAAGAAAAAGGAGTTTTTTCCATCAGATCTCCAGTTCGACCCAATCCTATTGCACTGTGTTTGGTTAAACTGATTAAGGTAGAAAGAAATGTTTTGACAGTTAAATGGTTAGATGCACTCGATGGTTCACCTCTTCTTGATATTAAACCTTTTTGGCCGGAAACAGACTGTATATAAATAATAGCCCTTAGAAATCATTTTTCAATTTTTTTCCAAAAGATGGTTCCATCTTCTTTTAATGATTTAAAATAGTTTTTTCTCTCTAAATTCCTTAATATGCTGTTAAAGTTATCCATAGATAGTTCTGTAAATCCAATGCTGGTTATTTGTTTATAATGGTCTTCGGCTGTGCATTTATCTGTACCAAGTAACTGATAAATCTGGGACTGAAAAGAAGTGAGGTCCTTTTTTGGACGTGCAGTCAGCGCATCAAAACATTGCCTGATCTTTTTACTTTCCTCTAATTGAGCCTCATTTTGTTTAATAATGTCATTTAAATTGTTTATCTGTGCTTCTTTTTTGTTTAAAAGATTTTTAAGATCTTCTATTTGATTGTTTTTTTCCTTAACATGCCTTTCCAGTTTAATAGAGTTCTTTGATTCTTTCTGGCATTTTTTAAGTTCAATTTTTAATTTACTTATCTCCAGTAAACATGCTTTGACCAGCTGTCGTAACTGTTCCCTTTCTGTATCTTTAAGTATTGGCATTTTATCATTTTATTGTATATTGGAACTTGTTTTTAAATTTAGTGTTTTATTCAGGATAATCTGCAATTATCTTTAAAATTTAATAAAGATATTTAAATTAAGCATTTAGTATTAAGGCAAGGAGTAAAATTAACGACTGTAGGCGGTATAATTACAGCAGAAAATACTCCTTGCCATTATTATATAAAACCAATGTATCTAATAAGTCTTTCTATTTTTCTAAGATAATAGTACTGGTATAAAAATAATTAAGATGTTTCGAAGGGATGCTCAAAGATGAAATCATCCTGAACCTTATAGAACATCCTCATAACCTTATTTTATACTTTAAATACCGCTTTAAGCTATTATATTCAGATAAAACGTTATCTTCATATCTTAAAACCAGTAATCCTATTAATATTCCAATTAAGGCACCTGAAACAACATCAGAAGGGTAGTGGACTCCGTTGTAGACTCTGGAAAATGCAACTAAACCTGCAAACATGAAAAAATAAGGTAATACATATTCCCTTCCAAAAATTGTTGCAGCAATGAAAGATGCCATAGCATGTCCTGATGGCCATGAATAACCCTTGGTAATAGTTAAAACATGTACTCCTTCAAGTACTTCATAAGGCCGGGGTTTTGCTACAATGACTTTTAAAATTTCTGTAATGAAAAAACCTGCAACAAGAGCAGTTATGGACAATACAGCAATTTTTCTACCTTTTTCTCCCCCAAGAATGAAAATTAACATGGAAATAAGTATCCAAAAGCTGAAATAACCTGCTTCAGATATAAGGGGCATTAAAACATTAAAAAGAACGTTTTGCATGTAGACATTAATTAAATAGAAAATTTGAATGTCTGTACTGCTTGATGCAATCAATAGTTCCAACATGGTTATCATTTGATTATTATGGTAAAAAAGGAGTTATCTTCTTTCAATTCTAATCCTGATTGGAGGCTCGATTTCCTTTTTTCTGATTATCCATATTCCTGAAGCCACCAGTATGAGGATTATAAGCCAGACTGGAATAACAATGATGGTGTCATCTGTTTTAATAGTCTGTGTAGCATGATATCTTCCATAGTTAATGGTGGTTTTAGCGTTGTAAATTCCGAAATCAGAAAATTCCGGTTCCCATTTTTTAATAATCGTATAATTATCTTCAGGATACACCCCTCCTTCAATAGGAATGCTGTGTTTATTTATCAAACCACTGATTTCTATGTTTCCTGTCATATTTGCAAATACTGTTCCATTATTGTTCAATTCATACACAAAATCTCCGGGCATGAAACTTAGAAGCACTGATGGAGCTTTATGATCTAAAAGCTGTAATGATTCAATTATTGGTCCTGGAAGGCCCACAACTATTGGAATTACAAGTTCTACGCCCTGTCTTATGTTAATCCTGCTATTGTTTTGAGACTCAACAGGTACTCCCCTTATGAGTAATGCACCTACAGCATCAAAGTAATTGATCTGTTCTGGTGCTGTAACCTTAAATTGGAGGGTTCTTGATTCTCCAGGTTTTAATTTGAAGTTTGTATCATTATTCAGGATTGTAATCCATGTTGCGATTCCTTTATCAGAATATAAAAGATTTATACTGTCCATAAGCAACCTTTTCTTTTCTACCACAACATCAAGATCTTCATTCCCAATATTTCGAGCTAAAAGTTCTCCTGTCACTGTTTGGGATGAATTCAGGTTGTATTTAAATTCTGGAGGTGAAGCCCAGAGTCCTGCACCAGAAATTGGCGAAATCGAACTGATAATTAAAATGAGAGTTATAAAAGCAAAGAATATCCTATTTTTCAGGGGTAAAATCATGAATACCAGTCCATTTTTATAATTAAAAAAGATTGAAT
It includes:
- a CDS encoding phosphatase PAP2 family protein; protein product: MLELLIASSSTDIQIFYLINVYMQNVLFNVLMPLISEAGYFSFWILISMLIFILGGEKGRKIAVLSITALVAGFFITEILKVIVAKPRPYEVLEGVHVLTITKGYSWPSGHAMASFIAATIFGREYVLPYFFMFAGLVAFSRVYNGVHYPSDVVSGALIGILIGLLVLRYEDNVLSEYNSLKRYLKYKIRL
- the tsaA gene encoding tRNA (N6-threonylcarbamoyladenosine(37)-N6)-methyltransferase TrmO; amino-acid sequence: MKLKPIGIINSPYKKKEDAPRQGRYSDELSYITVFDEYKEGLQNIESKKYYYVLYWLDRARRDKLKGIPPGKTEEKGVFSIRSPVRPNPIALCLVKLIKVERNVLTVKWLDALDGSPLLDIKPFWPETDCI
- a CDS encoding UbiA family prenyltransferase, whose translation is MNAYLEIIRPGNAVMAVIAVLLVMLITGNFTLDAFLACFVVFIVTGGGNAINDYFDHKIDTINKPERPIPSGRISLKAAGIYSLSLLATGTIVAFIIGILPGIVAFLTSVLLVYYAYSLKTKLLTGNFTVSFLTGLCFVFGGIVVGEILTSIYLGFYAFLMTMAREIVKDMEDIVGDKKEGAKTLPITYGMKTSSILAAAFMITASATSPALYFTGILTIFYLPVLFAAISVFMDCSISLLKDQSFENSAVVSKRIKIGMGIVFLAFAIGSPFLPLIT